Proteins encoded in a region of the Azospirillum sp. TSH58 genome:
- a CDS encoding Hpt domain-containing protein, with the protein MPQPPPTLSDTPPATAVPCDRDILDMEPMLRNFGGPGPTVTMLYALFVENADALSLALKERLAAGDLDGARLAAHSAAGAARTAGAGRVADLFGSVEEAALRGDAAVAHRDAAALDRALADVKILIARI; encoded by the coding sequence CCGCCACCGCGGTTCCGTGCGATCGGGACATCCTCGACATGGAGCCGATGTTGCGCAACTTCGGCGGACCCGGTCCCACCGTCACCATGCTCTACGCCCTGTTCGTGGAAAACGCCGACGCGTTGTCCCTCGCCCTGAAGGAGCGGCTGGCCGCCGGCGACCTGGACGGCGCCCGGCTCGCCGCCCATTCGGCGGCCGGCGCCGCCCGCACCGCCGGGGCCGGTCGGGTCGCCGACCTCTTCGGTTCGGTGGAAGAGGCGGCCCTGCGCGGCGATGCGGCGGTGGCGCACCGGGACGCTGCCGCCCTCGACCGCGCCCTGGCCGACGTGAAAATTCTGATCGCACGCATTTGA